From Halanaeroarchaeum sulfurireducens, a single genomic window includes:
- a CDS encoding M42 family metallopeptidase: protein MVREFDLFRELTETSGAPGYEDRIRTVVRREFEGVVDVVRTDAMGNVVGTVEGRRDPEYEVAVAAHMDEIGFMVRHVTDDGFLQVDPLGGWDPRVLRAQRVTVHAADGDRPGVIGSPPPHTLDEEDLEAEDAVEDVYIDMGIDPAAVTDQVATGDLVTVDQRTERVGSTITGKAIDNRVSLYAMLQAAKMVDPAVTVHFAATVQEEVGLRGARALGVDLDPDLAIAVDTTVANDVPQVGDEADYVTELGEGAAIKLKDSSVITNPKVHRRLRRIAETEELPYQIEVLPSGGTDTGGFQQSAGAKPVGAISVPTRYLHTPTEVVRETDVTAVVDLLAAFLDAEDGENDYTL, encoded by the coding sequence GGCTACGAGGACCGGATCCGAACGGTCGTCCGCCGGGAATTCGAGGGGGTCGTCGACGTAGTCAGAACCGACGCGATGGGAAACGTCGTGGGCACCGTCGAGGGACGGCGCGACCCGGAGTACGAGGTTGCCGTCGCGGCACACATGGACGAAATCGGGTTCATGGTCCGCCACGTTACCGACGACGGCTTCCTCCAGGTCGACCCGCTCGGCGGGTGGGATCCACGCGTCCTCCGCGCTCAGCGCGTGACGGTCCACGCCGCCGATGGCGACCGTCCGGGGGTGATCGGTTCTCCGCCACCACACACGCTCGACGAGGAGGATCTCGAGGCGGAGGACGCCGTCGAGGATGTCTATATCGACATGGGCATTGACCCAGCGGCAGTGACAGACCAGGTCGCGACGGGCGACCTGGTGACCGTGGATCAGCGAACCGAGCGGGTCGGGTCGACGATAACGGGCAAGGCGATCGACAACCGGGTGAGCCTCTATGCCATGCTCCAGGCCGCCAAGATGGTCGATCCGGCGGTCACCGTGCACTTCGCGGCCACCGTTCAGGAGGAGGTCGGACTCCGCGGTGCCAGGGCACTGGGCGTCGACCTCGACCCCGACCTCGCCATCGCTGTGGACACGACGGTCGCGAACGACGTTCCGCAGGTCGGAGACGAGGCCGACTACGTGACGGAGCTCGGGGAGGGAGCCGCTATCAAGCTCAAGGATTCGAGCGTCATCACGAACCCGAAGGTCCACCGCCGTCTGCGAAGGATTGCGGAAACCGAGGAACTGCCCTATCAGATCGAGGTCCTGCCGAGTGGTGGAACGGACACCGGCGGGTTCCAGCAATCCGCCGGGGCCAAACCGGTGGGTGCGATCTCCGTTCCGACGCGGTACCTCCACACGCCCACGGAAGTCGTCCGGGAAACGGACGTCACCGCGGTCGTGGACTTGCTCGCTGCATTCCTCGACGCGGAGGACGGCGAGAACGACTACACGTTGTAG